tttaaaatttgtttttctttcctgtaGAAGCACCCGTTCATTCTGATGTACGAGGAGAGAGTGGTGGACGTTGCCGGTTACGTGTGTAAAATTCTGGATGAAATCCCCGCCTCCCCCAGCTCTCCCATGTACGTCGACTGATAGCGTGTACGTTACCCGAATGCAATGTAACACGGCAGCCGTTTGGCGCAACGCATTGTCCTGTTTCACGGTTCCACACTGCTTTTAAGGATCGGCACTCCCAAAACATTGTGTGCAATAAGGATCGGCTTTTCATCTTCAAAACCATTAGTGTATTGGTCTATAAAACAAGATAGAAcaataagaagaataagaacaataataattttatttgaggtgtgatatttattttaatgccaCATGTAAATGTTTAGCTGAGCGCATTATAGAAAATTAGAACAAGACTTGAACTCCTTCATTCAAGACACACTTCATGTTCACGGGAACGTAAATATCTACTTGAAAGTGATGATACaaacaacaagaacaagaaaTTGCTGAAACAAGAAGTCATTGCTATTCAAATAGAAAGAAAACGCCTACCATGTTGTATACCGTATAACATTTCTATGATAGGACGTGTCATTTAGAGCAATATCTGTAGGTGTAAAGCACAGTTTAATTGTGGTCTCACTTTCTGAAAGAGTATGCAGAAGTATTGTTGTTCGTCAAAGAAtccgttaaaaaaaaagtggttggATCATTTCTTCTACATGTTTCGCTCCACACATAGCAGTCTTTGTGAAATTCCAACATTTCATCTGAAAGATTTGTGACATGTTAACTTTGTGGAAAAGACACAGATGACACTTAGTCTGGTACCATTTGACAGATCAGTTGGTCGgttgaaagattaaaaaacaaaacaaaacaaaaaaagtcatccTTAAAGTAGTTTTCTATAAATATGCAACTTTAACTCACCAAATTGtattgaatgaattaaaaaaaaaaaaaaaaaaaaaaaaaacctcttgcTGGTATAGTGTACACACTTGCAGACACTCCTAtcttactgtaaatgtaaaagttacgGTACACGTCCCAAAATCCTTAATGCTACTTTATATTTTGCCACTTCTCCTGAAATTGGCTCTGACATCTTGGCTTATGTATGCATTCTGAAAGATGTTCAAATATCACTGTTTAGGTTACTCACtttaaaagaaatgtacaaCACTTTGCCAAAGCAGTCTTTTACTAACTGACATAATAGGGCAACTGAAATATGACACTAGATAGCATTGAAAGACTTGGTAGAAAgaattcatttttgtgtgtttgtgtaaaatagAGATCATCTGACACACTTAAGATGCATCACTGACCTAAGAATGCTTAACTATACATCCTTTTTATGAGCATACCTTAATAAAGAAAATCCCAATTTTGAAAACAATCTTTCAACTGTACAAAATGGCACCATAgtagaatatttaatatttagaagGGAAAATATGGATTTTATGTAACGTTATATTGTATCGGTATAAAGAGTGGGAAATATCTTCAAGAATTGTTCACACTGTGAAAAGATTTTAAGTGTATACATTGTGAACAgcaatctgtttaaaaaaaaaaaaaaaaaatatgtaattagaGGATATGCAGGGATATTGCCTTATGTCTGCTTTTGGAGATATTAACCTCTGATGGTCTGAGCTATTTGTCTTCTTCACTTCACATATTTAAAGGATATTGATGAAACCTTAGTGTTCTTGTAGTAATGATGAGAGCTAAGTATCTGCCTGCAGGTCAGTTGTGATAAGGCTAGGATGTGATTGTGACCTTATCGagctatttttttctgtaaggtCTGGAAAACAAATGGACTGAATGCTAGAATAAATCCTATGAATTAGCCTCTGCTTGTGTACTGGctgtttgtgtgagagaataaaaacacatgttGGTGCCGCAGGGTCCAGGGGGTGGGGTTGAGCTCAGGTTATTTTCCTACATTCCCAGAATATGATGGCATTTTACTGGTAAATTATCCATAtttatgaatgagtgtgtgtgtgtgtgtgtgtgcacgtccagggtgtatttctcaTGCCCATTGTTCCTGCGATAGGCCATGAATCCACTTTgaccctgacctggataaaacggttactgatgatgaatgaagaAATCTGAAgcctatgtaaggaataaaacacagcaggatgtgctgttataggaaaataatcactgatgggGCCCTCTGACACGGAGTAAAGGGCCATTACCAGTCtaaagttgattagtttcctataacagcatgtctggaagtgttttattcctcttataccacagcaacttgtcaacattaacattttttgtttattaaagaactacacatcatactttttatccatttatagttatgtttaatgccATGAAAGATCCCCGAAACAAGTTAGTACCTCTTATGactttacagcagctataaacagtcattttctcATCAGCCgctcattttttctcttttttgaagttagtaaggtaaaaaaaaatgcagattgtcatgttTCAGAGAAAGAAAGCCCATTCTAAACACTGTTgtgttagctgttactatagaaacaataacgtattagaaggagcagagtaatataaacctgtgattggtCTTGCTGTCATTATACAAAagtaatcaacagcttctgaccaatggGAATAAAgaaatcaacagtgctgtggtataaatatataaacgtAATCAAAGTCTTAATAATCCTGAAGGGATGCTAAGGCTGTTCTCACATGGACaacctaaagatcaccatgaggttactgtggatggtaccatatAGAAACCGTGaggttactgtggatggtaccatatAGAAACCATGaggttgctgtggatggtaccatatAGAAACCGTGAGgatgctgtggatggtaccatatAGAAACCATGaggttactgtggatggtaccatatAGATACCATGaggttgctgtggatggtaccatatAGAAACCATGAGgatgctgtggatggtaccatatAGAAACCATGAGgatgctgtggatggtaccatatAGAAACCATGAGgatgctgtggatggtaccatatAGAAACCATGaggttactgtggatggtaccatatAGAAACCATGaggttactgtggatggtaccatatAGAAACCATGaggttgctgtggatggtaccatatAGAAACCATGAGGTTGCTGTTGATGGTACCATATAGAAACCATGAGgatgctgtggatggtaccatatAGAAACCATGAGgatgctgtggatggtaccatatAGAAACCATGaggttactgtggatggtaccatatAGAAACCATGaggttactgtggatggtaccatatAGAAACCATGaggttgctgtggatggtaccatatAGAAACCATGaggttactgtggatggtaccatatAGAAACCGTGaggttgctgtggatggtaccatatAGAAACCATGAGgatgctgtggatggtaccatatAGAAACCATGaggttactgtggatggtaccatatAGAAACCATGaggttgctgtggatggtaccatatAGAAACCATGaggttgctgtggatggtaccatatAGAAACCATGaggttgctgtggatggtaccatatAGAAACCATGaggttgctgtggatggtaccatatAGAAACCATGaggttgctgtggatggtaccatatAGAAACCATGAGgatgctgtggatggtaccatatAGAAACCACGaggatggctgtggatgttcttccttggatagccttaggagTGCAATTGTTAAGAACAGTTTGCACTTGAGTCTCCATtattgaacagttaataacttcaggcTGATACTTcagacttctgatcagaaggttgagggTTCATATTCCAGCACCACCAAgttgccactgctgggcccttgagcaaggtccttaaccctcaactgctcagttgtgtagATGCGATAACTGTAAAGTCggtctggataagggtgtctgccaaatgctgtaaatgtactcATAAGTTGCTCACAAGTTCCAGTAAATACAATAAGCACTTTTTGCCTATATGCACTCACCACACATTtgattaggaacacctgtacacctgaacattcatgcagttatctaatcagccaatcatgtagcagcagtgcagtgaataaaaatatgcagatacaggtcaagagcttcaggtaatgttcatgtcaaacatcagaatgggggaaaaactgggatctctgtgactttaactgtggcatggatgttggtgccagatgggctggtttgtatatttcataaactgctgatctccttggattttcacacacaacagtctctagagtttacacagaatggtgtggaaaacaGCAaacatgatcaaagtcacagagatcacactttttcttcattcttatgttggatgtgagcattaactgaagctcttgacctgtatctgcatgtttttatgcagtgtactgctgcaacatgattggctgattagataactgcatgaatgtgcagttgcaCAGATGTTCCTAAAAAGGTGGCTGGCGAGTGTAGTATACTGCTATAGAagagtaattatttataattttataatcacactatctggtgtcacccagatgaggatgggttcccttctgagtctggttcctctcaaggtttcttcctcatatcatctcaagGAGTTTgtccttgccaccattgcctctggcttgctcgttaGTGATAAATTGATACATGTAAAATTGATCCAGAATTGATGTAATTCTGTAAAGCTCCTTTGttacaatgtccattgttaaatgtgctatacaaatagacaaattgatttgaattgaattgagatgACAATTTAGATTTGTACAACTGTTTCATCATTGAAGCAgcaacatgataaaaaaaattaaatctattaCTCAGGAAACTCAATCTTTTggaaatttttaatttgttggtGTTTATTGAAGTTTTAATAGTACAGTGGTGGAGACATACTGAGACGGTTTACATTGTAAAGCTGTTCAGTGGCCAAGCAGTACAAAAGCTTTTTGTCACATCTATATATTTCTTCcccaggagaaaaaaaaatgaagacaaaaacaacacaaatttgTTTTCTTCAGCAAGACAGAGCAATCATGTGTACTGGACAGATGTTATGGAATGATGgaactctctctcactcatccgGTTGGCTAGGAGTAGTGTGTGGTAAGACTGGAATTGATGCATAATGTGTCATTAAAATTTTGATCCAGCACTACAGACCATTAGGTAAAAAAGGAGAACATGGCTGAGTGAGTGCTTGGTCTGTTATAAGTTTCTTCACTGGCATAatggaggtaaaaaaaaacccaaaacatttcTTAGTGATACAGTCCTCCATACCGCAGTGGAtggacatatatatattataaatccaATGCAGATTCGTTACATTCTCCTATTCCAAAGCTCAGTCTCTGTAAACCTGTTGTGTAGAAGGATTTGTACAAAAGTAAAGCTATTACAGTCCACGAAATCAAAGATGAACCGGTTCTGTTGCTTTTTGTCTctgataaaaagtaaataaattgaatCTTCTACTTGATCTGTGAAGCCCTAAATGAAGGTTAAATACACTAACATAAGGCCACAGTGGGAATGCTCTTATCACTGTGCTGTTCATTTACATTCAATATTTAAATGGTTTATATGGTCAAAAGAGGGGAAATCTGAGGATAGTGTGCAGTGTTAACAACATAAATTGTTCATTGGTGTGGAAATTGAGAATGTTTGGTGATCATTGCTGGCGCTTAAGTCCTCCACCAATCCAAATATGACAAAATCCATTCAAATGTCTTGTAGCACACACAAATCTGCTCTGTTCACAGTTTAAATCGTCAAAGTGAACTTGATTTTCCTCCCACTAATCAGGCACCCAGGCGACAATACACAAagatgcattattattttttttttttgcatacacacaaaatactgttgaattaataaagagaaaaatgtccACAGGTCTTGTATCTGCCAGCCCCGCTGTGGGTGCAAATGTTCACAGTAAAACAATACACAGTATATTACATTTCATTCTGCACAACTGCTGGGAAGAACGGGCCACTTCCATGAACACTGTTCttgtaaaaaatatttccatttgtCAATGAATTCCTCAACTTGAAattgaatttcagctttcagttacattgcaaaaaaaaaaaaaaaaaaaaaaaagtacaaaaacatATTAACCAAGTGAAACTGAGCTTTTAGTCGGAACATTTAGCCTAACTTGCTACATCACTGACTCATCCGTGGAGAAACGAAGAAagggaaataaaattaaaaacacattgaCCTTCACTTTCATCTATAGTGTGTCCGTATGAAGCTTGTGTCTGGTTGTAGAGTATCTAAAActgaatgtaatattttaaccATGATTTGCAGTTGAATTTTCAGCTGTatagtcaataataataataataatagtagtacaatattataaaatatactgtatgtataatattataaaattatattagaaAAGAGTTTGTGCCATTCCAACTTCCAATTTTATTGGTAATTACACCCATAAGCATTAGGgcattttgtgtaaatgtgtgtgtgtgcttttgtttcaACACAGCTGAAGCTGGTCCATCACTTGAGCTCAAACTGcagcatattttaatattgtatgACAGTTGTATGACTTTAATGAGTACGCGCCAGTGCGACGTTTGAAACTTTCCATAATAGTGTCTTTTcagaatattttcttttataaaatatatttatgtttggaTCATTTTTAAGACACAAAAAGTGCATCTGAGGATGTGACGGTTAGTATTGCAgttctgtataaaaataaaactcaggAGTCAGATTTTCCTAGGCCAACCATGGTTTTCAAGAATCTCTTGTGTGAGGATATGCATCTCCTGTATCCTGTTCCTAAACAAAGGAATGTCTCATAAATATCTtccatataaatatatctatGCAAATATCCAAATGTCCAAATAAATACATCTGAGATGTGACATCTTCCAAGATAGCAAATGGGTCACGCGTCAATATTATTAGTCATATTACAAACAGCCATAAAGATGGAATCTTTCATATAGGGGCAAGCAGTGAGCGAAATGTAAACGTAACATATTTTTGCAAAGGAAAAACATGTTGAAGATGTGTACCACATGCCTATAAAGTTTTATATGTAGTCATTCGTTAAGGGAATAAAAATCAAGGGTGACATGTTTTCATTGTGGAGTCCTGACCTAAATGCATTGACTGTAAAATTAGCATGTTTGTATTTAATCCATGGACTTGCAACTAAGACATACTCTCATATTATAGATAAAGATATATTCTGATACAAGTACATTGTATCTCAGCtgtctaaataaattaaaatgattttaaaaaataaaatggggatggaaacagaaaatatctaaataataGAACAGAGGCAATTACATGCTGTCCAAAAATATATGTCAAGCCAAATGTGACAAAGTACTATACTACTCAAGGTGCAGTGTGAGcattaatgaatatttacaATAGCACATTAGAATACATGTGGTGGTGATTTGTTTTTGTGAGCACTTCAGGAGTGTTTCGCCACACACCACGTGCAGGAAAAACGTTTGAAGCAGTagtgtaatatttacaaatggATTGTGAATGCTGTTGAACTTAGATGTTTTAGATGTTTAGTTTGAATGGATTCGGTTCGTTTGGTTTCTATTATTTCCAGTAATTCTTTCCCACATTCTTTCCCACATTCTTTCCCACAATATAAAGTCCAAAGGATTTTCAAGTTTTGGACCagaacaagttttttttttagttaaactATAGGAAGAAATATCGACTGATATTTTAACAGGTCAGACTGTAGCTTTATTTTATCCTGTTGGCTGTGCATTTTGTGGAAAACCAcatcttttaaaatttttgatGTGAAGTGCTTCGTGTTACTTCTCAATATATACCTAGCTGTATGTTTTAACTAATGGAGCTCCCTGGTCGACTTCACCAGTGCTCAAGATGCAGGTCCATGGCTGAGTTCAGTCCAATGTCACTCACGTCCAAGAACTCTGTGTTGAAGATACTGGGTGCTGATGGAGCCATGCTGCTGCTGAATGCCGTGGCTGAGCTGGGAGGAGTTAAGTCCAACCACTCCATGCTTTCCCATGGTGACTCGGAGAATGTCATGCCAAGCCCTTGGCCATCCGTGGGCACTGGCGAGACTTTGGTGGCCATGGGTGACAGAGGCGTGTCCATCATGTCCCTGTTGCTGAGCAACTTGTCGTCATGGTGATGACCTGGAAAGGAGTCTCCTATTTCCTCCAGCTGGCCCTCCTCAGTGCCCAACTTGACAGGGATGATGTCACCATGGCGGCTCACAGGGCTCAGAAGCACCTCCAGATGGCACTCGGTGTGCCCTGCAGCATGCTCATATGGCACCTCAGAGGGCGAAATGTGGCTGTAGTGGCGGTGGAACTTTGGCATGGGCGGGGCACTGGTGGCAGTGTTGCTGGGCGAAACTGTAAGGTGAGGCACAACTTTGGTTACAGGGGACCTCTCTTCTTTGGCGTTAGCTGGCATTTCTTGATGGGGGGGAGATGGGCAGTGCAGGAAGAGGGGAAGGACATTACAGCATTTATCAGATTTATCAGGTTAGATTAAGGAATGGGGGTAGGGGACTAGAAGGGGCATGCtacttttatacatttctacTTGTATACTCACCTCCACTTTCAATAAGGACATCAAGGAGTTCATCCATTTGCTGACTTCTGGTCATCTGCTGCAACAAAAGAGTGCACTCATGTAACTCATTAATCATACAAACATTTGGTCTCATATTCTGTAATTTGGCACTCTGCATTTGGGTTGTAGTTATTATAAACGTACAAAATGTCACTGCCACAGTTGGACACAACAATTATACTAAGCCACTGAAACTGTCAAATATAGTACATCTTGTTTAATTCTCACGACAAGAATATTGCATAATGACTGCAGCAAGATAAACAATTTCTTTTACATAACGGCTTATCCTGCAGTATTGACACTGCCGTTTAATGCTCTTACATGGGAATTCCACCCAAAAATCAAATGTTGAATTTTTCTCTTCTATACCACTAACGTGCTGATAGAAACTAAACTTGTAGAACCAGTATGCTTGCTTACTTTCTGGTTTTGACTCAACATGTCAAAGCCTGAAAACAGATTGAATTTGAAAACTATTTCACTTCAAATCCAGGAAGTGCACATTGTCTAATTTTTTTAGGCATAAAAGTTCAAatcaaattcagttttttttttaacatcaatatatatgtatatatatataagtcacAATCGAGACCAATATAGGTAAACAATTTTTTGGGTGTAATTTCACTTGAGTGTTATTTTTAGGCAAATATCAGCCAGGAAGCTCTCTAATCAGCACGACTGTTCCTGTATTAGGGTGCTGATCATGCAATGTGAAAGCAGAGAAGTGTGCATTGTGAGGGTGGCATAGAAGAGAAAAAGTGtttgtgatttctgtgtgtatgAGCGATGCTAGAAGCTGGAGTGATGGTGGAAGGCATGAGGCTCAGCTGGTCTTGGGACTCCTTTACCTGCTTCACTGCATCCTCATAGCATGGGGGCTGTTTAATGGCAGATGCAGTAGAGTCTGAGCTACAGAAGGTAGTGGTGGAGGTGGCGCACTTTTGGCCAATGTGCCTGGGAGAGTGTAATATTGCCATCTATATGAGGAGATAGGGTGAAACGTTATACCTCAGATGTAGAAGAGGTACCAGATAAAGGCTGAGAAGTTTTCACATATCACGCTCGTGTGTAGCAGGCATTATATGTGTTTGGCCATGGGAAGGGGAAAAGGATCAACtgttcatttctttcctcactaTCTGTCCTGGAATTATCTATTAACATAGAATAATAGCAGGTAGCTTTGAGTTGTCCTACCATCTTGTGTGAGTTTGGCATGTGATATGACCACATGATCAGATTCATGCACATTGAGAAACTTGTGACTAGTAATGTTTATTCAGTTCAGTGAATAATGGGCTGATGAAAACATGTGACCAGTGTTTTCATTGATGATGATTGTTGAAACTTGTAGAAGGTATTACAgataattgtttgtttttgtgtgtaacGAAGTAATATATAGGATAACTGTGGGAGGATTGGTTTTGTGGCCACAGATAGAAGGAAAATGAGAAGAacagtgagtttgtgtgtgaagGCTTTTCCAGATAGATTTTGTGCATGAATACAGTTAAGAAGGTGGGATGATGTGGACTAATCTCATCTCCTTACAAACCTTTTGCTGCATGTTTGGACTTTTGGCCTTAGAAGACCCTCTGGTGTTTAGGTTATTCTCATTGCTTGGGTACACTGGCTGCATACTTCTCTGGTCAGGTGAATAGGTGCAGCTTACAGACTGAGCAACATTCTTCTGCTGGAGCTGCGATAAAGAGCGATATTTTGTTAGATTTGTTTCAGAACCTTATAAGTTCTACCAGTTATATTCCATGTTCCTTGTTGAAAAGGACTGAAGCCCTACATCAGAAAGCAACTATAGGTCTTTGTATGAGGCTGTGTACCTGCATGGGATGTGGTCTGGCTCCATTGTGAGGGCAGCTGTCCCTACCCAGGGGAGGTGTGAGTAGAAATGGATGACTAGGAGAGGAAGGCAGACTGTTGGGCTGTGGACTGCTTGAGTTCTTGGTCACTGGTGAGTCTTGAGGAGAGCACTGTGGGCTTAGATAGGCTGGGAGACCAGAAGGACTTCTAGAGGAGGGTACATCCAGGCTCCGAAGTCCACCACCTAGGCCACAGTGTCCCATTGGCTCCATGCAGCTGTTTGGGGGCCCATTCTTTGGCTGCTTGGAGGCCATTGGACAGCTGGAGGCCACATGCTCCTGTTTAATAGACACGCCAAAGAAGTGCTGCATCTGGCTTGGATGCTGCAAGTGCACTGGCTCCTGCAGGCCATGACTGTGCTTCCGTTTATGCAATTGCATCCGCAGCTCCTCCACCTGCCGTTGCTCCTGGTGTAATTTCCATGTCAGCTCCTCAATCACCTTCTGCTTCTCCACCAACATTTTGTCCTTCTCAGTGTCCAGGCCTGGTTCACCATGCAGGCAGTTCCCCAAATTCTGGTTGTCCTCTGTGCTCAGTTGAGCCGGCGATGGCTGCAGGCCAAACTGTGGAGAGGACATAGTGACATCGCTAAAACTGTCAGGAAGAGAGCCACTGACAGACAGCTCAGAGGAGGCAGGAGAGATGGGTGGGGTGGATGTAGTACTGCAGAATGGGTAGTACCCCCCTACATGGGACATGGTACCAGAAGAACTTGGGGATTGATAGGAGGAGAGCGAGCCAGTGGGGGTCACTGGGAAGGTCACAGTTGTGATATCTCCAGAGCTGGAGGGAGAAGCGGCGCTAGAGTCTTTATAGGGCCTCAGCCTTTCTATGAGGGCAGTCTTAGTTCCTGACACTGGGAGACCTCGTATTCTCAGCTGCTGCCGAAGCTCAGACACCTGTTGCCAGGAATAAACAGGAAAACTGGGCTCAATACAAGTAATGTTCCAAGTTCTTCACTTCTCGTACTACATCTGCAAAGACTACACCTGTATAACTTTACTATATGAAGATACTGTATGTAGATTTGCAAATGTGTCAGATGTCTCCAGATAAGTGCATTTAGTACCTTTAGGTCATCAAGATTAGCAGGCAGAGGCCCTGGTCTGACTGGAGTCATGTTGGATGCATTGCAGTATGTAGTCTTTACAGGAGATGAGGAGCTGCTGCTTTCTGTACTGGTAGCAGCACTGGAACTGCATGGCGTTTGCTGTTCACTGGTCTGCCTGAATGATATTCACACAGTCAGCTCAGACAAAAATTTCATCCATAATAATAGGACTGCATTTGGAATATTCTGACCAAATCTatattatatctatatctatatctatatatctatatctatatctatctatatatctatatctatatctatatctatctatctatatatatgtatatatatatagatagatagatatatgtgtgtatatatatatatatatatatatatatatatatatatatatatatatatatatatatagatagatatatatatgtgtgtgtatatgagactCACTTGGTTGACAGATGCTGGTGTACGGGCTGGTAGCTAAAGCTCTGGCTTTGTGGGCACTGGGACTGGTGTGAGTGATTCTGCTGCTGGTGCTTCTGCTGGCTGAGAATCTGCAGTTGCAagaagagctgctgctgctgcagtagCCGGGCATAGGCTGAGTCCATTGGAGGAGGAGACTTTTCTGCTTTCTGGTCTGGCGGAATGTACTGGTGATACTTCAGCTTCTTCACCTTCGGCTTAACATCTTTGGGCTTCTTATGACGATTCTTGTCTGATGTTTTCGACTATTTCATGGTCACCGAGGGCAAATAAAAGAATATTGAAGTGTTTATCATTTGAATTTATCATAGTTTATCATTGGGTTACTTAATGGTAGATATATAGAACtattaaagcaaataatgtcTATATTAAATGATTGTATGTGTATTTGCATTCTCTTGGATGTAGGCTGTAATGCACCAGTTACTGGTATAATTGTTATACTTggcaataaaatgttttcagtcATCTTTATTACTAATATTTGCAGACACTATTTGGAGAAAATGCTTGTCCTACCTTTATTATTGCAGGGACTGGAATGGGTGGAGCTGTCTGGCTGTTTGTCACAGCTGGACCTTCTTCTTGGTTTTGAATAGTTGATTCTCTGGTTTGTGACCCCTTAACAGTAAAGTTTGACAACTTAGCAAGAGAGCTGAAAGTATTTAATTCAAATAGGTCTCTTGTCAATTGTGTCTTTTGAGCCATACCAGGAAAAATGTAAAGGCCATTATATTGTTTCCAGTTTGTAGGGGCATGTCAGCACTGTAAGCCTAATACCTTTTATACACTGATAACAAATTAAGCAGGACACTGCAATTTAATTCACTGCCACAGAGGGCAGACTTTTCAAAGCTATTTCTGACACTTCTGTAAAATCTAAGGGGCTTGCTGTATTTTGTGGAATCCTGTTGATTTGCAGTCTATTAATAACCTTATAGTTTAGTCAGTGTAGATTGAGTAGTGTGTATTGTAGTATGTTAGTATAGTTTATCACCTGTGTAGGGCCTGTGGTCCGTGAGGGGGATGGAATGCCACCGCTGGCCTTGCTCTCTGCCAAAGGCCCGGCTGAGCTCTGGGACTCGTCACTAAGTGGCTGTTCAGGAGACAGGCTCTCGCTGCTGCTGTCCTCCTCAAATGCATATGAGTCCTCCTGCTTCGGAAACTTCCCATGATTCACTAGAAACATAACAAATGGACAAAACTGTACCAAAACACTGCAACTCCTAGGAACTGAGATAAAATTGTGAAGtcaaacatgcaaacaaacaaattgaaGAGGGAATACCAATTAAATAATTCTTAGATTGAAGCTATGACTAATAACTAACAGACTGATTAACATCTTTACTAAGAAGATGACTCTGAAACATGTGTCTGTGTAAAGATTTTGGAAAGTGTCTTCCAATCTTGTACATGTATAGGCAGGGGCTGCAACTGATTCATACTTGGACCCAAAATCCTACTGTGCCTTACGTTTTTGTGCTGCAGACTTGATCCTGGCTATTGCTGAATGgtgctatttgtttttcacttgcgCCTAGTCAAAGCACTTCGCTCAGTGGTGCCGTGATGTAGAGGGAGCAGG
The sequence above is a segment of the Pangasianodon hypophthalmus isolate fPanHyp1 chromosome 12, fPanHyp1.pri, whole genome shotgun sequence genome. Coding sequences within it:
- the myocd gene encoding myocardin isoform X8; translation: MNAVKSTEQRLGQSRTSTEPGSRNMGNPSTNTESGSRNIANCNTSVEQGSRNMRNPNNSTNQSSRTMGKSNSSAQRGSRYMGNCNTNTEKGSRNTVNQNSSAERGSKNMVNTNTSAEKGSRNVGNTNRQVSSKASAQPQNNNVLQLRLQQRRTREQLADQGIMPPLKSPAAFHEQRKSLERSKTGDYLKHKIRSRPEKSELVNMHILQDSASEGPAQDSQSKLKRARLADDLNEKIALRPGPLELVEKNIIPVDSTVKEAALKVNHGKFPKQEDSYAFEEDSSSESLSPEQPLSDESQSSAGPLAESKASGGIPSPSRTTGPTQGSQTRESTIQNQEEGPAVTNSQTAPPIPVPAIIKSKTSDKNRHKKPKDVKPKVKKLKYHQYIPPDQKAEKSPPPMDSAYARLLQQQQLFLQLQILSQQKHQQQNHSHQSQCPQSQSFSYQPVHQHLSTKQTSEQQTPCSSSAATSTESSSSSSPVKTTYCNASNMTPVRPGPLPANLDDLKVSELRQQLRIRGLPVSGTKTALIERLRPYKDSSAASPSSSGDITTVTFPVTPTGSLSSYQSPSSSGTMSHVGGYYPFCSTTSTPPISPASSELSVSGSLPDSFSDVTMSSPQFGLQPSPAQLSTEDNQNLGNCLHGEPGLDTEKDKMLVEKQKVIEELTWKLHQEQRQVEELRMQLHKRKHSHGLQEPVHLQHPSQMQHFFGVSIKQEHVASSCPMASKQPKNGPPNSCMEPMGHCGLGGGLRSLDVPSSRSPSGLPAYLSPQCSPQDSPVTKNSSSPQPNSLPSSPSHPFLLTPPLGRDSCPHNGARPHPMQLQQKNVAQSVSCTYSPDQRSMQPVYPSNENNLNTRGSSKAKSPNMQQKMTRSQQMDELLDVLIESGVSPSNTATSAPPMPKFHRHYSHISPSEVPYEHAAGHTECHLEVLLSPVSRHGDIIPVKLGTEEGQLEEIGDSFPGHHHDDKLLSNRDMMDTPLSPMATKVSPVPTDGQGLGMTFSESPWESMEWLDLTPPSSATAFSSSMAPSAPSIFNTEFLDVSDIGLNSAMDLHLEHW
- the myocd gene encoding myocardin isoform X4, whose product is MNAVKSTEQRLGQSRTSTEPGSRNMGNPSTNTESGSRNIANCNTSVEQGSRNMRNPNNSTNQSSRTMGKSNSSAQRGSRYMGNCNTNTEKGSRNTVNQNSSAERGSKNMVNTNTSAEKGSRNVGNTNRQVSSKASAQPQNNNVLQLRLQQRRTREQLADQGIMPPLKSPAAFHEQRKSLERSKTGDYLKHKIRSRPEKSELVNMHILQDSASEGPAQDSQSKLKRARLADDLNEKIALRPGPLELVEKNIIPVDSTVKEAALKVNHGKFPKQEDSYAFEEDSSSESLSPEQPLSDESQSSAGPLAESKASGGIPSPSRTTGPTQGSQTRESTIQNQEEGPAVTNSQTAPPIPVPAIIKSKTSDKNRHKKPKDVKPKVKKLKYHQYIPPDQKAEKSPPPMDSAYARLLQQQQLFLQLQILSQQKHQQQNHSHQSQCPQSQSFSYQPVHQHLSTKQTSEQQTPCSSSAATSTESSSSSSPVKTTYCNASNMTPVRPGPLPANLDDLKVSELRQQLRIRGLPVSGTKTALIERLRPYKDSSAASPSSSGDITTVTFPVTPTGSLSSYQSPSSSGTMSHVGGYYPFCSTTSTPPISPASSELSVSGSLPDSFSDVTMSSPQFGLQPSPAQLSTEDNQNLGNCLHGEPGLDTEKDKMLVEKQKVIEELTWKLHQEQRQVEELRMQLHKRKHSHGLQEPVHLQHPSQMQHFFGVSIKQEHVASSCPMASKQPKNGPPNSCMEPMGHCGLGGGLRSLDVPSSRSPSGLPAYLSPQCSPQDSPVTKNSSSPQPNSLPSSPSHPFLLTPPLGRDSCPHNGARPHPMQLQQKNVAQSVSCTYSPDQRSMQPVYPSNENNLNTRGSSKAKSPNMQQKMAILHSPRHIGQKCATSTTTFCSSDSTASAIKQPPCYEDAVKQMTRSQQMDELLDVLIESGVSPSNTATSAPPMPKFHRHYSHISPSEVPYEHAAGHTECHLEVLLSPVSRHGDIIPVKLGTEEGQLEEIGDSFPGHHHDDKLLSNRDMMDTPLSPMATKVSPVPTDGQGLGMTFSESPWESMEWLDLTPPSSATAFSSSMAPSAPSIFNTEFLDVSDIGLNSAMDLHLEHW